One window of Parus major isolate Abel unplaced genomic scaffold, Parus_major1.1 Scaffold379, whole genome shotgun sequence genomic DNA carries:
- the STMN4 gene encoding stathmin-4 isoform X2, which translates to MTLAAYKEKMKELPLVSLFCSCFLSDPLNKPSYAYEDTVDLTWCVISDMEVIELNKRTSGQSFEVILKPPSFDGIPEFNASLPRRRDPSLEEIQKKLEAAEERRKYQEAELLKHLAEKREHEREVIQKAIEENNNFIKTAKEKLAHKMESNKENREAHLAAMLERLQEKDKHAEEVRKNKELKEEASR; encoded by the exons ATGACTCTGGCCG CCTACAAGGAGAAGATGAAGGAGCTGCCGCTCGTCTCActcttctgctcctgcttcctGTCGGATCCCCTCAACAAGCCCAGCTACGCCTACGAAG ACACGGTGGACCTGACCTGGTGCGTCATCTCCGACATGGAGGTGATCGAGCTCAACAAACGCACCTCGGGCCAATCCTTCGAGGTCATCCTCAAACCCCCCTCCTTCGACGGAATTCCCGAATTCAACGCCTCCCTCCCCCGCCGCCGCGACCCTTCCCTGGAGGAGATCCAGAAAAAGCTGGAAGCGGCCgaggagaggagaaag TACCAGGAGGCGGAGCTGCTGAAGCACCTGGCGGAAAAGCGGGAACACGAGCGGGAGGTGATCCAGAAGGCCATCGAGGAGAACAACAACTTCATCAAGACGGCCAAGGAGAAGCTGGCGCACAAGATGGAATCCAACAAGGAGAACCGCGAGGCGCACCTGGCCGCCATGCTGGAGCGCCTCCAGGAGAAG GACAAACACGCGGAAGAAGTGCGGAAAAACAAGGAGCTGAAGGAAGAGGCCTCCAGGTAA
- the STMN4 gene encoding stathmin-4 isoform X1 yields MTLAAYKEKMKELPLVSLFCSCFLSDPLNKPSYAYEDTVDLTWCVISDMEVIELNKRTSGQSFEVILKPPSFDGIPEFNASLPRRRDPSLEEIQKKLEAAEERRKYQEAELLKHLAEKREHEREVIQKAIEENNNFIKTAKEKLAHKMESNKENREAHLAAMLERLQEKVCSQPPHGKSHHPPHHLQLPPKHPEPARCPSPSASVGAEAESAR; encoded by the exons ATGACTCTGGCCG CCTACAAGGAGAAGATGAAGGAGCTGCCGCTCGTCTCActcttctgctcctgcttcctGTCGGATCCCCTCAACAAGCCCAGCTACGCCTACGAAG ACACGGTGGACCTGACCTGGTGCGTCATCTCCGACATGGAGGTGATCGAGCTCAACAAACGCACCTCGGGCCAATCCTTCGAGGTCATCCTCAAACCCCCCTCCTTCGACGGAATTCCCGAATTCAACGCCTCCCTCCCCCGCCGCCGCGACCCTTCCCTGGAGGAGATCCAGAAAAAGCTGGAAGCGGCCgaggagaggagaaag TACCAGGAGGCGGAGCTGCTGAAGCACCTGGCGGAAAAGCGGGAACACGAGCGGGAGGTGATCCAGAAGGCCATCGAGGAGAACAACAACTTCATCAAGACGGCCAAGGAGAAGCTGGCGCACAAGATGGAATCCAACAAGGAGAACCGCGAGGCGCACCTGGCCGCCATGCTGGAGCGCCTCCAGGAGAAG GTCTGTTCCCAACCTCCGCACGGAAAATCCCACCACCCTCCTcaccacctccagctccctccaaAACATCCGGAGCCCGCCCGGTGCCCTTCTCCGAGCGCCTCCGTTGGGGCAGAGGCGGAGAGCGCCAGATAA